The stretch of DNA ACCTGTAAAGATATATAGTTTTCAAAGGATTGGGATAGAGGTTTGAGATACCattctaaaaagaagaaagaacttgTAATAGAAAAGAGCTGAAGATTCTCAGTTGAGGTATTTTGAATGCTAAAATTAGAATTCAGTAGCTTCGTATACAGCTCTTTCTTAAATTATTGTAAAAACTGACGTTTAgaggtaatttttttcatttttattttgtatattgtagctgaagaaattaaaaagctCCGTAAACAACTGGaagaaattcaaaaagaaaatggccGATATATTGAATTACTAAAAGCAAATGACATATGTTTATATGACGACCCCACAATCCACTggaaaggaaatcttaaaaacTCAAAGGTCTCTGTTGTTATTCCCAGTGACCAGGTTCAAAAAAATATCATTGTTTATTCCAATGGAAGTCAGCCTGGTGGAAACAGCCAGGGCACAGCTGTTCAGGGGATTACCTTTAATGTGGGTCATAATTTACAAAAGCAAACTGCCAACGTGGTGCCAGTACAGAGGACTTGCAATCTTGTGACTCCCGTGTCTATTTCTGGAGTTTACCCTTCTGAAAACAAGCCATGGCATCAGACCACGGTTTCTGCATTGCCTGCCAACCAGCCTGTTCCTCTTTGTCTTCCTGCTACCATTTCTGCTCAAAATATTCTCGAGCTTTCCACCTCCGAAAGCGAGTCGCGTGTGCGTGGTGCCACCAGTGGCTCACTGATCGCCGTTCCTGCTGGGCCGGAACCACCCCAGCATTGCTCATTGCACACGTGTCTAAATGACCAAAATTCTTCTGAAAATAAGAATGGGCAAGAAAGCCCCAAATTACTGAAGAAAACGGTCCCTTGTGCCACGAGCATCTCCTCCAGCTGCTCAGCAACTGCCACTAAAGGACACCATGGAAGCAAGTCCTGCCTGAGTGTACAGGATTGCAGAAGTGATTTTCAAACCACCTTTGTTGTTTCCGTTACCACCACAGTCTGCTCCCAGCCTCCCAGATCTGCAGGTGATTCTTGTCCAGCGAGCATTAGCAAGGGTGCAGACCTGACAAGTGTTACCGCAGTGGTAGCCCCATCTGCCCCTGGAGGAGGGAAGACCACCACTCCTGTAAGCACCCTTTCTGCAAACCCTGTGGACAGTGGTTGGACTCTTTCTTGTTCTTTGCCTTCTTCAGCTGTTAGTGCTTCAGATTTGAAAAACATTAATAGCCTTACCCGAATTTCCTCAGCTGGAAACACGCAGACAACGTGGACTACTTTGCAACTGGCAGGAAACACTATTCAGCCCTTAAGCCAGACACCATCTTCTGCTGTGACTCCGGTATTAAATGAGTCTTGTACTAGCCCCACCACAACCAACCACAGTAGACGTGTGGCCACAGGCATCAACTTGAATAATTCCTTTCCAGCAGATGGGCAGCCAGTTGAGCAAGTAGTGGTAACCTTGCCTTCTTGTCCATCTTTACCTATGCAGCCACTGATCACCCAGCCACACGTTAAATCTCAGCCTCCAAAAAGTATCCTTCCATTGAATTCAGCAATGCAAGTGATTCAGATGGCTCAGCCCGTTGGGTCGGCTGTTAATGCAGCTCCTGCTAATCAAAACGTTATCATTCTCCAGCCACCCAGCACCACGCCATGCCCAACGGTGATGAGGGCAGAGGTTCCCAACCAGACAGTAGGTCAACAGATAGTAATCATACAGGCAGCGAGTCAGAACCGCTTGCCACTCCTGCCCGCTCCACCTCCCGGTTCTGTGCGACTCCCTGCCAATGGAACCAGTGCCATCATCGGGTCTAACAACTCAGTGCAAAATGTTCCCACCCCACAGACTTTTGGAGGAAAGCACCTTGTCCACATACTACCAAGACCTTCATCTTTATCAGCATCTAATTCAACACAAACTTTTTCTGTTACCATGTCAAACCAACAGCAGCCTCAAACCATTTCTTTAAATGGACAGCTCTTTGCTTTGCAGCCTGTGATGTCTTCATCAGGAAGTACGAGTCAAACCCCTATGCAAATTATTCAACCCACCACCAGCGAAGATCCAAATACCAATGTTGCCCTGAATACATTTGGCGCTTTGGCCAGCCTCAATCAAAGCATATCGCAGATGGCTGGGCAAAGCTGTGTGCAGTTGTCTGTTAGCCAGCCTGCCAATCCTCAAACTGCTGCAAATAGTCAGACTACCCCAGCTAACTGTGTTTCATTAACGACAACTGTAGCACCTCCCATGGCAGCAGAGAATTCAGCCACACGGCCCAGTACTCATAATCTATTGACTACTCCCTCCGTGAACACTGTAGCTTGTTTGCCTAACGTGAAGTCCAAAAGGTTGAATAAGAAGCCAAGTGTCAAGAAACACTTAGCCACTAATAAGGCAACCTGCACCCTGAATCCAGTCAGAGATGTGGGTAAGTTAGACTGCCCCAGCACCGAAGGCACCACAGAGTCATCATGTCACGATGGACTTCTGGACAGCCTCCCTGGTGTGTTACCATCTGTCACTATGTCCCAGGCAAATAGTGTAAGTGTCCCTGGTTCACATTCTTTGGATGTTCTGAATTCTGAATCAGTGACGCCTGAGTCGGTACCCAAATCTAAGTCAGCAGAAGAGTCTAGCTCATCCTCCCAAGCATCTGTAACAAGTGAACCTTTTACAGTGGCCCCAGCAAAATCCAAAGATTCTCTCCCCATTTTGCAACGAGAGATATCTCAGGATAAGCCAGCAACTAGTTTGGCATTGCCAGATGCTGCCGAACCCTGCACTTCAGCCAACGTGTTGATTTCGTCTGCGAATGATCCCCACATGTTGGTTTCTCAGGTTTCTGGTTTGTCATCTACCACGAGCACTGCAAGTACTGACTGTGTTTCGGAGGTAGAAGTTATTGCTGAACCTTGCAGGGTTGAGCAAGATTCAGCAGACACAGTGCAAACTGCAGGTCTCTTAAAGGGGCAAGGTTTAACTGCATTGCTCTCTGGTCTTGCTAAAGAAAAAGACCCTCAGAAATCATCTCTTTCAGTCCAGGTGGACCATCCTGACTTTGCttcagaaaattctaaaatagtTGATTCAAGTGTTGATTTACATCCCAAACAGGAGCTACTACTGATGAGCAGTGACGATAGAGACCCAGGACAGCATCATTCCTGCATCCCTGATCAGGAGGTTATTAATGGTTCTTTGCTCAGCAGTAGGCAGGCTGACTCTCCCATGTCGACCAGCTCCGGCAGTAGTCGTAGTTTCTCAGTTGCATCCATGCTTCCTGAAACAACTAGAGAGGATGTCACCAGCAATGCAACGACTAGTACGTGTGACAGCTGTACCTTTGTAGAGCAAACTGATATAGTTGCCCTTGCAGCAAGGGCTATTTTTGACCAGGAGAACCTTGAGAAGGGAAGAGCTGGCACCCAGGCTGATATAAGGGAAGTTCCTTCGAAGCCTTCTGAAGCATCCTCTTTAGAGGGAGACCAGCCTTTCAAAACACAGATACCTAAAGAGAATGGCCCAGTACAGGCAGAAGCAACACCAAATGAATTTAATTCTCAGGATTCAATTGAAGCAACTGTGGATAGGCCCCTCGAGAAACCAAGTTGTTCTATAGGAATGAAAGCATCAAATGCCTCTTTACAGGTTTCAACTTCTCAGCCACCAAGCATCACCAGTTTAAGTGTGAATAATCTTATCCATCAGAGCAGCACCAGCCATCCTCTGGTCAGCTGCACTGGTTTATCCCAAACTTCAGAGCAAACAGCTGTTCCTGCAACGGTTAATCTGACGGTGTCATCTAGCTCCTATGGCAGTCAGCCTCCTGGAGCATCCCTGATGACCGACTACTCCCAAGAACAGCTAAGTACTATGGCTGGGACCATACCAAATCCACAGGTTCAAGAGCCACTCTTAAAGCCAAGTCACGAAAGCCGTAAAGACTCCGCTAAGCGTGCTGTCCAAGATGACCTTTTACTGTCTTCAGCTAAACGTCAAAAGCATTGTCAGCCAGCGCCCCTCCGGCTTGAAGGTCTGTCCCTGATGAGCCGAACTCCAGACGGCATTTCCGATCAAACTCAGATGATGGTGGGTCAGGTCCCTCCCAACTCTTCAAACTCAGTTGTGCCTGTTAGCAACCCAGCACATGGAGACGGCCTTACACGATTATTTCCACCTAGTAACAACTTTGTGGCCCCTGCGCTGAGGCAAACGGAGGTTCAGTGCAGTTCACAGCCTCCCGTTGCGGAGCAGCAGCAAACCCAGGCCAGCCAACATCTGCAGGCCCTGCAGCAGCATGTTCCAGCTCAAGGGGTGCCTCACCTGCATAGTAACCACCTCTActtgaagcagcagcagcagcaagcagGGCAGTTACGAGAGAGGCATCACTTATATCAACTGCAGCATCACATCCCTCACGCGGAGACCTCTGTCCACTCTCAGCCCCACAACGTCCACCAACAGAGAAGCCTGCAACAGGAAGtccagatgcagaaaaagaggaATCTCGTTCAGGGCACACCGGCCTCTCAGCTTTCTTTGCAACCCAAGCACCACGGAACTGACCAGTCCCGACCCAAGAGCGGTCAGCCACACCCCCACCACCCGCAGATGCAGCAACAGATGCAGCAACACTTTGGAAGCTCCCAGCCGGAGAAGAGTTGTGAAAACCCTTCCACAAGCCGGAGCCACCATAACCATCCCCAGAACCATCTCAGTCAAGATATTATGCACCAGCAGGAGGTGGGAAGCCGGCAGCAAGGTTCGGGGGTTTCTTCTGAACACGTATCTGGGCATAATCCAATGCAGAGGCTTTTGACATCGAGAGGCATAGAGCAGCAGATGGTGTCCCAGCCGAGTATTGTGACGAGACCTTCGGACATGACCTGTACTCCACACAGGCCGGAGAGAAATAGAGTTTCAAGTTACTCTGCAGAGGCACTCATTGGAAAGACATCTTCTAATTCGGAGCAGAGAATGGGTATATCGATTCAGGGTTCCAGAGTTTCAGATCAGCTTGAAATGAGAAGCTACCTTGATGTTCCCAGAAATAAGAGTTTGGCCATTCATAATATGCAGGGTCGTGTTGACCATACCGTTGCCTCAGATATCCGCCTTTCTGACTGTCAGACATTTAAGCCAAGCGGAGCTGGTCAGCAGCCCCAGAGTAATTTTGAAGTACAATCttcaagaaataatgaaataggtAACCCTGTATCATCCTTGAGGAGTATGCAGTCCCAGGCTTTTCGAATCAGTCAAAACCCTGGTCCACCACCAATCGACCGCCAGAAGAGATTACCTTATCCACCAGTTCAGGGCATCCCAACAGGAAATGCTATCCCACCAAGGGACAGTGAAAACACATGTCACCAAAGTTTTATGCAGAGTTTACTTGCCCCTCACCTGGGTGATCAGGTCATTGGGAGCCAGAGATCACTCTCAGAACATCAGAGGAATACACAGTGTGGTCCCTCCTCTGCAATCGAATATAATTGTCCCCCAGCTCATGAAAGTGTCCACATTAGGAGGGAGAGCGAGGGTCAGAATAGGGAGAGTTGTGACATGTCCCTGGGCGCAATTAACACCAGGAACAGCACCTTGAATATTCCTTTTTCGAGTTCATCTTCCTCAGGAGATATTCAAGGTCGAAACACAAGTCCCAATGTTTCTGTACAGAAGTCCAATCCCATGAGGATTACTGACAGTCATGGGACCAAGGGCCACATGAACCCTCCAGTCACAACCAACATACACGGGGTTGCAAGGCCAGCTTTGCCGCATCCACCTGTGTCTCACGGAAATGCTGACCAAGGGCCTCCTGTACGTCAAACTAATTCTTCAGTTCCCCAGCGATCAAGGCATCCCTTGCAAGACAGCAGCGGTTCCAAAATTCGTCAACCTGAAAGAAATCGCTCTGGAAACCAAAGACATAGCAATGTCTTTGATCCAAGTCTTCCCCACCTTCCTCTGTCTACTACTGGCAGTATGATTCTCGGACGCCAACAGCCCACTacagaaaagagaggaagtaTTGTGCGTTTCATGCCGGATAGCCCACAAGTACCTAATGATAATTCAGCGCCTGACCAGCATACATTATCACAaaattttggttttccttttattcccGAGGGTGGCATGAATCCACCAATAAATGCTAATACTTCTTTCATTCCACAGGTTACTCAGCCTAGTGCCACTCGAACTCCAGCCCTCATCCCTGTAGATCCCCAAAATACTCTCCCCTCCTTCTATCCCCCATACTCTCCTGCTCATCCTACACTGTCCAATGATATTTCAATCCCATATTTTTCTAATCAAATGTTCTCAAATCCTAGCACAGAGAAGGTGAACGGTGGAAGTTTGAATAACCGATTTGGATCAATTTTATCTCCTCCCAGACCTGTTGGTTTTGCTCAGCCAAGTTTTCCTCTTCTCCCTGATATGCCCCCAATGCACATGACCAACTCTCACTTATCCAATTTTAATATGACATCTTTGTTTCCAGAAATAGCTACCGCTCTTCCTGACGGCTCAGCAATGTCACCTTTGCTTACAATAGCCAACTCCTCTGCCTCAGACTCTTCCAAGCAGTCCTCAAACAGACCTGCCCACAACATAAGCCATATTTTAGGTCATGATTGCAGTTCAGCTGTTTAAATACCGATTGACTAAACATAAATGTAACGGGTGAGATtacaaatgtatgtgtgtgtgtgtattcacacaTACGTgcacaggaagagaaagattGTGTGTGTATCTCCTTGTATTTGTGTAATCAGTTGTCAGTTATCTTCTGAATGTAGGGAAGCCATGTCAGAGATGAGGCAAGTACTGGGTTGTCAAAaacaaattatcttttatttttaattgcatggtgtgctttttaaatttcccaaGCAGATTTACATCTTCAAGTTTGATCTGTAATCCGATATTCCCTAGATATTAATCGGCTGGAAGTTGGGGGTGATCATCTTGCTTTGTCCTGGGTAGTAGGAAAGAACCTAGATTTTAAACTTGATTGTTGAtaatttgtaaaatagatagttgaGATAATTGGATTTGCTCTCCAAAAATACAGACAGTTCGACATAACTCAATGGCTCATAACCAAATGCTGGCCAGTGTCAGCATCTAGAACGGTTTCTTACCCACGGCAGGTGTTGAATTAATGTAGAATGAATGTCCATGATGCAAGTCAAGCAGTTAGCAAACAAATGAGTTGTTTAGTCAACCTTTATACCCAA from Hippopotamus amphibius kiboko isolate mHipAmp2 chromosome 10, mHipAmp2.hap2, whole genome shotgun sequence encodes:
- the USF3 gene encoding basic helix-loop-helix domain-containing protein USF3 isoform X1, which encodes MPEMTENETPTKKQHRKKNRETHNAVERHRKKKINAGINRIGELIPCSPALKQSKNMILDQAFKYITELKRQNDELLLNGGNNEQAEEIKKLRKQLEEIQKENGRYIELLKANDICLYDDPTIHWKGNLKNSKVSVVIPSDQVQKNIIVYSNGSQPGGNSQGTAVQGITFNVGHNLQKQTANVVPVQRTCNLVTPVSISGVYPSENKPWHQTTVSALPANQPVPLCLPATISAQNILELSTSESESRVRGATSGSLIAVPAGPEPPQHCSLHTCLNDQNSSENKNGQESPKLLKKTVPCATSISSSCSATATKGHHGSKSCLSVQDCRSDFQTTFVVSVTTTVCSQPPRSAGDSCPASISKGADLTSVTAVVAPSAPGGGKTTTPVSTLSANPVDSGWTLSCSLPSSAVSASDLKNINSLTRISSAGNTQTTWTTLQLAGNTIQPLSQTPSSAVTPVLNESCTSPTTTNHSRRVATGINLNNSFPADGQPVEQVVVTLPSCPSLPMQPLITQPHVKSQPPKSILPLNSAMQVIQMAQPVGSAVNAAPANQNVIILQPPSTTPCPTVMRAEVPNQTVGQQIVIIQAASQNRLPLLPAPPPGSVRLPANGTSAIIGSNNSVQNVPTPQTFGGKHLVHILPRPSSLSASNSTQTFSVTMSNQQQPQTISLNGQLFALQPVMSSSGSTSQTPMQIIQPTTSEDPNTNVALNTFGALASLNQSISQMAGQSCVQLSVSQPANPQTAANSQTTPANCVSLTTTVAPPMAAENSATRPSTHNLLTTPSVNTVACLPNVKSKRLNKKPSVKKHLATNKATCTLNPVRDVGKLDCPSTEGTTESSCHDGLLDSLPGVLPSVTMSQANSVSVPGSHSLDVLNSESVTPESVPKSKSAEESSSSSQASVTSEPFTVAPAKSKDSLPILQREISQDKPATSLALPDAAEPCTSANVLISSANDPHMLVSQVSGLSSTTSTASTDCVSEVEVIAEPCRVEQDSADTVQTAGLLKGQGLTALLSGLAKEKDPQKSSLSVQVDHPDFASENSKIVDSSVDLHPKQELLLMSSDDRDPGQHHSCIPDQEVINGSLLSSRQADSPMSTSSGSSRSFSVASMLPETTREDVTSNATTSTCDSCTFVEQTDIVALAARAIFDQENLEKGRAGTQADIREVPSKPSEASSLEGDQPFKTQIPKENGPVQAEATPNEFNSQDSIEATVDRPLEKPSCSIGMKASNASLQVSTSQPPSITSLSVNNLIHQSSTSHPLVSCTGLSQTSEQTAVPATVNLTVSSSSYGSQPPGASLMTDYSQEQLSTMAGTIPNPQVQEPLLKPSHESRKDSAKRAVQDDLLLSSAKRQKHCQPAPLRLEGLSLMSRTPDGISDQTQMMVGQVPPNSSNSVVPVSNPAHGDGLTRLFPPSNNFVAPALRQTEVQCSSQPPVAEQQQTQASQHLQALQQHVPAQGVPHLHSNHLYLKQQQQQAGQLRERHHLYQLQHHIPHAETSVHSQPHNVHQQRSLQQEVQMQKKRNLVQGTPASQLSLQPKHHGTDQSRPKSGQPHPHHPQMQQQMQQHFGSSQPEKSCENPSTSRSHHNHPQNHLSQDIMHQQEVGSRQQGSGVSSEHVSGHNPMQRLLTSRGIEQQMVSQPSIVTRPSDMTCTPHRPERNRVSSYSAEALIGKTSSNSEQRMGISIQGSRVSDQLEMRSYLDVPRNKSLAIHNMQGRVDHTVASDIRLSDCQTFKPSGAGQQPQSNFEVQSSRNNEIGNPVSSLRSMQSQAFRISQNPGPPPIDRQKRLPYPPVQGIPTGNAIPPRDSENTCHQSFMQSLLAPHLGDQVIGSQRSLSEHQRNTQCGPSSAIEYNCPPAHESVHIRRESEGQNRESCDMSLGAINTRNSTLNIPFSSSSSSGDIQGRNTSPNVSVQKSNPMRITDSHGTKGHMNPPVTTNIHGVARPALPHPPVSHGNADQGPPVRQTNSSVPQRSRHPLQDSSGSKIRQPERNRSGNQRHSNVFDPSLPHLPLSTTGSMILGRQQPTTEKRGSIVRFMPDSPQVPNDNSAPDQHTLSQNFGFPFIPEGGMNPPINANTSFIPQVTQPSATRTPALIPVDPQNTLPSFYPPYSPAHPTLSNDISIPYFSNQMFSNPSTEKVNGGSLNNRFGSILSPPRPVGFAQPSFPLLPDMPPMHMTNSHLSNFNMTSLFPEIATALPDGSAMSPLLTIANSSASDSSKQSSNRPAHNISHILGHDCSSAV
- the USF3 gene encoding basic helix-loop-helix domain-containing protein USF3 isoform X2, whose product is MLPCAETAEEIKKLRKQLEEIQKENGRYIELLKANDICLYDDPTIHWKGNLKNSKVSVVIPSDQVQKNIIVYSNGSQPGGNSQGTAVQGITFNVGHNLQKQTANVVPVQRTCNLVTPVSISGVYPSENKPWHQTTVSALPANQPVPLCLPATISAQNILELSTSESESRVRGATSGSLIAVPAGPEPPQHCSLHTCLNDQNSSENKNGQESPKLLKKTVPCATSISSSCSATATKGHHGSKSCLSVQDCRSDFQTTFVVSVTTTVCSQPPRSAGDSCPASISKGADLTSVTAVVAPSAPGGGKTTTPVSTLSANPVDSGWTLSCSLPSSAVSASDLKNINSLTRISSAGNTQTTWTTLQLAGNTIQPLSQTPSSAVTPVLNESCTSPTTTNHSRRVATGINLNNSFPADGQPVEQVVVTLPSCPSLPMQPLITQPHVKSQPPKSILPLNSAMQVIQMAQPVGSAVNAAPANQNVIILQPPSTTPCPTVMRAEVPNQTVGQQIVIIQAASQNRLPLLPAPPPGSVRLPANGTSAIIGSNNSVQNVPTPQTFGGKHLVHILPRPSSLSASNSTQTFSVTMSNQQQPQTISLNGQLFALQPVMSSSGSTSQTPMQIIQPTTSEDPNTNVALNTFGALASLNQSISQMAGQSCVQLSVSQPANPQTAANSQTTPANCVSLTTTVAPPMAAENSATRPSTHNLLTTPSVNTVACLPNVKSKRLNKKPSVKKHLATNKATCTLNPVRDVGKLDCPSTEGTTESSCHDGLLDSLPGVLPSVTMSQANSVSVPGSHSLDVLNSESVTPESVPKSKSAEESSSSSQASVTSEPFTVAPAKSKDSLPILQREISQDKPATSLALPDAAEPCTSANVLISSANDPHMLVSQVSGLSSTTSTASTDCVSEVEVIAEPCRVEQDSADTVQTAGLLKGQGLTALLSGLAKEKDPQKSSLSVQVDHPDFASENSKIVDSSVDLHPKQELLLMSSDDRDPGQHHSCIPDQEVINGSLLSSRQADSPMSTSSGSSRSFSVASMLPETTREDVTSNATTSTCDSCTFVEQTDIVALAARAIFDQENLEKGRAGTQADIREVPSKPSEASSLEGDQPFKTQIPKENGPVQAEATPNEFNSQDSIEATVDRPLEKPSCSIGMKASNASLQVSTSQPPSITSLSVNNLIHQSSTSHPLVSCTGLSQTSEQTAVPATVNLTVSSSSYGSQPPGASLMTDYSQEQLSTMAGTIPNPQVQEPLLKPSHESRKDSAKRAVQDDLLLSSAKRQKHCQPAPLRLEGLSLMSRTPDGISDQTQMMVGQVPPNSSNSVVPVSNPAHGDGLTRLFPPSNNFVAPALRQTEVQCSSQPPVAEQQQTQASQHLQALQQHVPAQGVPHLHSNHLYLKQQQQQAGQLRERHHLYQLQHHIPHAETSVHSQPHNVHQQRSLQQEVQMQKKRNLVQGTPASQLSLQPKHHGTDQSRPKSGQPHPHHPQMQQQMQQHFGSSQPEKSCENPSTSRSHHNHPQNHLSQDIMHQQEVGSRQQGSGVSSEHVSGHNPMQRLLTSRGIEQQMVSQPSIVTRPSDMTCTPHRPERNRVSSYSAEALIGKTSSNSEQRMGISIQGSRVSDQLEMRSYLDVPRNKSLAIHNMQGRVDHTVASDIRLSDCQTFKPSGAGQQPQSNFEVQSSRNNEIGNPVSSLRSMQSQAFRISQNPGPPPIDRQKRLPYPPVQGIPTGNAIPPRDSENTCHQSFMQSLLAPHLGDQVIGSQRSLSEHQRNTQCGPSSAIEYNCPPAHESVHIRRESEGQNRESCDMSLGAINTRNSTLNIPFSSSSSSGDIQGRNTSPNVSVQKSNPMRITDSHGTKGHMNPPVTTNIHGVARPALPHPPVSHGNADQGPPVRQTNSSVPQRSRHPLQDSSGSKIRQPERNRSGNQRHSNVFDPSLPHLPLSTTGSMILGRQQPTTEKRGSIVRFMPDSPQVPNDNSAPDQHTLSQNFGFPFIPEGGMNPPINANTSFIPQVTQPSATRTPALIPVDPQNTLPSFYPPYSPAHPTLSNDISIPYFSNQMFSNPSTEKVNGGSLNNRFGSILSPPRPVGFAQPSFPLLPDMPPMHMTNSHLSNFNMTSLFPEIATALPDGSAMSPLLTIANSSASDSSKQSSNRPAHNISHILGHDCSSAV